From Streptomyces sp. NBC_00690, a single genomic window includes:
- a CDS encoding nuclear transport factor 2 family protein, whose protein sequence is MQEETARSAIDTFISAFNASDDSYVAALLSQALTSDVVFWGPLGRSEGIEAVERFVLDIRRHPAGTGTMVRCSAVDMPDEWARYQWVFTTPDEGPRLAGTDIVHLRRSLIDQVIVFAGEIEPSVS, encoded by the coding sequence ATGCAGGAAGAGACCGCGCGGTCCGCGATCGACACGTTCATCTCCGCGTTCAATGCCTCGGACGACAGCTATGTGGCTGCGCTGCTCTCCCAGGCCCTGACCTCTGACGTGGTCTTCTGGGGACCGCTGGGCCGCAGTGAGGGCATCGAGGCAGTCGAGCGGTTCGTGCTGGACATCCGGCGCCACCCCGCGGGGACCGGCACGATGGTCCGCTGTTCGGCGGTGGACATGCCGGACGAGTGGGCCCGGTACCAGTGGGTCTTCACGACGCCGGATGAAGGCCCCCGCCTGGCGGGAACGGACATCGTCCATCTGCGGCGGAGCCTCATCGACCAGGTCATCGTCTTCGCGGGGGAGATCGAGCCGTCCGTTTCCTGA
- a CDS encoding TetR/AcrR family transcriptional regulator yields the protein MSISDRRNLIADAAISTVAAAGLRGLTHRAVDAAAGLPAGSTSYYFRTRSALISACYLRLAELSVADADHWEADRGHPDLDSAAEGMAALLHHWLTAARDRQLARFELSLEATRRPELRADLQTADLAVRVRAADLLAALGAPRPAAAADLLVAWTDGLLYDWLAGAPAATRPPPDAGELTAVVRRMLEAALSA from the coding sequence ATGTCCATCTCCGACCGCCGAAACCTGATCGCCGACGCCGCCATCAGCACCGTGGCCGCCGCCGGACTGCGCGGCCTGACCCATCGCGCGGTCGACGCCGCTGCAGGGCTGCCGGCCGGCAGCACGTCGTACTACTTCCGCACCCGCAGCGCTCTCATCAGCGCCTGCTACCTCCGCCTCGCCGAACTCTCGGTCGCCGACGCGGACCACTGGGAAGCGGACCGTGGCCACCCGGACCTGGACTCCGCGGCGGAAGGGATGGCCGCGCTGCTGCACCACTGGCTGACGGCGGCGCGCGACCGCCAGCTCGCCCGCTTCGAACTCAGCCTGGAAGCGACCCGCCGGCCGGAGCTGCGCGCCGACCTTCAGACCGCCGACCTCGCCGTACGGGTCAGGGCCGCCGACCTGCTGGCGGCGCTCGGTGCTCCCCGTCCGGCGGCCGCGGCGGATCTGTTGGTCGCCTGGACCGACGGGCTGCTGTACGACTGGCTCGCCGGCGCGCCGGCCGCGACCCGCCCGCCGCCCGATGCGGGCGAACTGACCGCCGTGGTCCGGCGGATGCTCGAAGCCGCGCTTTCCGCCTGA
- a CDS encoding ferredoxin reductase has translation MTSTALRSRAWKLLEMVTTPLLPSDYLDLVSPLRAGADLRGRIEAVHPETGDAVTIVIRPGRGWRGHLAGQYVRIGVDVDGVRLWRAYSITSPTNRQDGRVTITVKAIPDGKVSNHLVRRTKPDTLIQLDQATGDFVLPDAKPAKVLFLTAGSGITPVMGMLRDAEFDDVVMVHSAPQPQDVIFRNDLHDLVAEKKLRLTEVHTDTDGMLDIARLGELVPDWAERETWACGPAGLLDAAEEHWTEHGVRERLHTERFRPSIVVAGDGGEVTFSTTGKTVDADGATPLLDVGEEAGVLMPSGCRMGICFGCVTPLKAGAVRDLRTGELTEAEPGVLIQTCVSAAAGPCDIER, from the coding sequence ATGACGAGTACAGCCCTCCGTAGTAGGGCGTGGAAACTGCTGGAGATGGTCACGACGCCGCTGCTGCCGTCGGACTACCTCGACCTGGTCAGTCCACTGCGTGCGGGGGCTGACCTGCGTGGGCGCATCGAGGCCGTGCATCCTGAGACGGGTGACGCCGTGACCATCGTGATTCGGCCGGGACGGGGCTGGCGCGGCCACCTGGCCGGTCAGTATGTGCGGATCGGGGTCGACGTCGACGGGGTGCGCCTGTGGCGTGCTTACTCCATCACCTCGCCGACAAACCGTCAGGACGGCCGCGTCACGATCACCGTGAAGGCGATCCCGGACGGCAAGGTCAGCAACCACCTGGTCCGCAGGACAAAACCGGACACGCTGATCCAGCTCGACCAGGCGACCGGTGACTTCGTGCTGCCGGATGCCAAGCCCGCCAAGGTGCTCTTCCTGACGGCTGGCAGCGGGATCACGCCTGTGATGGGCATGCTGCGCGACGCCGAGTTCGACGACGTCGTCATGGTCCACTCCGCGCCGCAGCCGCAAGACGTGATCTTCCGCAACGATCTGCACGACCTGGTGGCGGAGAAGAAGCTGCGTCTCACCGAGGTGCACACCGACACCGACGGCATGCTCGATATCGCCCGGCTCGGCGAACTCGTGCCCGACTGGGCCGAGCGCGAGACCTGGGCCTGCGGGCCCGCGGGCCTGCTCGACGCCGCCGAAGAGCACTGGACCGAGCACGGCGTACGAGAGCGCCTGCACACCGAGCGCTTCCGCCCCAGCATCGTCGTCGCCGGCGATGGCGGCGAGGTCACGTTCAGCACCACCGGCAAGACCGTCGACGCGGACGGCGCCACGCCGCTGCTGGACGTCGGCGAGGAGGCTGGCGTGCTGATGCCCTCCGGGTGCCGCATGGGCATCTGCTTCGGCTGCGTCACACCGCTGAAGGCAGGCGCCGTCCGCGACCTGCGCACCGGCGAACTCACCGAGGCCGAACCGGGCGTCCTCATCCAGACCTGTGTGTCCGCCGCGGCGGGCCCCTGCGACATCGAACGGTAG
- a CDS encoding M4 family metallopeptidase: MRRLSLKVPTAFLASAALFTVALPSGAAGAAPTAPTPPAASARAGALPAKLSPSQQAALLTDATASSARTAATLGLGGKERLVPRSVLTDADGTVHTRYERTYGGLPILGGDLIVHTTANGAMKGVTKATAARISLPSTTPARSAASAKALSLTRAKKEGITSTKSAQAPRAVIWAASGRPILAWESVVNGVQPDGTPSELHIVTDATTGAEIHRREAVGSSSGTGPSRPADAKTGAGLQGHDAMRRNSGIGHSRHSGQVRLGVFKFGSNYNLTDTARGSHQTYDLGNNIFGDGIGKLVSDTNNVWGDGTSADRQTDAVDAAYGAQVTWDYFADEHNRYGIRNDGDGGLSRVHYGINDRFNSFWSDTCFCMTYGDGGTNPDTGVEATAHAMMRGLTTHTAKFSYYGESGALAEANSDIFAAAVEFSADNAHDVGDYLIREKTYTGRERDFTRPMDRPSKAGAYTDYWHPRIASSRNQRYGASPANHWFYLASEGSGAKTINGVAYNSRTHDGLPVTRIGRDAAAKIWYRALTVYMTSTTDYAGARAATLSAAADLYGATSVTYANAMHAWGAVNVGTRPGGAPRPTGPVFENTTSVPIPGRLPDGTPGAKVSSPITVTSITGNAPTILLVDFSIRNDTTPVLELVAPDGTVYPLANGTWSEGGGGYTATVAVDASANTANGTWNLRAQSGEDWGGSASIHSWKLSF, encoded by the coding sequence TTGAGACGGCTATCCCTCAAGGTCCCGACCGCGTTCCTCGCCTCCGCCGCGCTCTTCACCGTGGCCCTGCCGTCCGGCGCCGCGGGCGCCGCGCCCACAGCGCCGACTCCCCCGGCCGCGTCGGCCCGTGCGGGCGCCCTGCCCGCGAAACTCAGCCCCTCGCAGCAAGCGGCCCTGCTCACTGACGCGACCGCCAGCAGCGCCAGGACCGCCGCCACGCTCGGCCTTGGCGGCAAGGAGCGTCTGGTGCCGCGCAGCGTGCTCACGGACGCGGACGGCACCGTGCACACCCGCTACGAGCGGACCTACGGCGGGCTGCCCATCCTCGGTGGCGATCTGATCGTCCACACCACCGCGAACGGTGCCATGAAGGGCGTAACCAAGGCCACCGCGGCACGGATCTCCCTACCCAGCACCACCCCCGCCCGCAGCGCCGCCTCCGCCAAGGCCCTCTCCCTGACCCGCGCCAAGAAGGAGGGAATCACCAGCACCAAATCCGCACAGGCCCCGCGTGCGGTGATCTGGGCCGCCTCCGGTCGCCCGATCCTCGCCTGGGAATCGGTGGTCAATGGCGTCCAGCCCGATGGCACCCCCAGCGAACTGCACATCGTCACCGATGCCACCACCGGCGCCGAAATCCACCGGCGCGAAGCCGTGGGGAGCAGCAGCGGCACCGGTCCAAGCCGGCCCGCCGATGCCAAGACCGGCGCCGGGCTCCAAGGCCATGACGCCATGCGGAGAAACAGCGGGATCGGCCACAGCCGGCACAGCGGTCAGGTCCGCCTCGGCGTCTTCAAGTTCGGCTCCAACTACAACCTGACCGACACCGCTCGCGGGAGCCACCAAACCTACGACCTAGGCAACAACATATTCGGAGACGGCATAGGCAAACTCGTCTCCGACACCAACAACGTCTGGGGCGACGGCACCTCCGCTGACAGACAGACCGACGCCGTGGACGCCGCGTACGGAGCCCAGGTCACCTGGGACTACTTCGCGGATGAGCACAACCGCTATGGCATCCGCAATGACGGTGACGGCGGTTTGTCCCGGGTCCACTACGGCATCAACGACCGGTTCAACTCCTTCTGGAGTGACACCTGCTTCTGTATGACCTACGGCGATGGCGGAACGAATCCGGACACCGGCGTCGAGGCCACGGCGCACGCGATGATGCGCGGTCTCACCACCCACACCGCCAAGTTCTCCTACTACGGCGAGTCCGGCGCGCTGGCGGAGGCGAACAGCGACATCTTCGCCGCCGCGGTGGAGTTCAGCGCCGACAACGCCCATGACGTGGGCGACTACCTGATCCGGGAGAAGACCTACACCGGCAGAGAACGCGACTTCACGCGCCCCATGGACCGGCCCTCCAAAGCCGGTGCCTACACGGACTACTGGCACCCCCGTATCGCTTCGAGCCGGAATCAGCGGTACGGCGCGAGCCCGGCCAATCACTGGTTCTACCTGGCCTCCGAGGGCAGCGGCGCCAAGACCATCAACGGGGTCGCCTACAACAGCCGCACCCATGACGGTCTGCCCGTCACCCGCATCGGACGGGACGCGGCAGCGAAGATCTGGTACCGGGCGCTCACCGTCTATATGACCTCCACCACGGATTACGCCGGAGCCCGCGCCGCCACCCTCTCGGCGGCCGCTGACCTCTACGGCGCCACCTCGGTCACCTACGCCAATGCGATGCACGCCTGGGGTGCCGTCAACGTCGGCACCCGCCCCGGCGGCGCCCCGAGGCCGACCGGTCCGGTCTTCGAGAACACCACCAGCGTCCCGATCCCGGGCCGCCTTCCGGACGGCACCCCTGGAGCGAAGGTCTCCTCGCCGATCACCGTCACCTCAATCACCGGCAACGCCCCCACCATCCTGCTGGTCGACTTCTCCATCCGCAATGACACCACCCCCGTCCTGGAGCTGGTGGCACCGGACGGCACTGTCTACCCCCTTGCGAACGGCACCTGGTCGGAAGGCGGCGGCGGATACACCGCCACCGTCGCCGTGGACGCCTCCGCAAACACCGCGAACGGCACCTGGAACCTGAGAGCACAGTCCGGTGAAGACTGGGGGGGTTCCGCCTCCATCCACAGCTGGAAACTCTCCTTCTGA
- a CDS encoding MmcQ/YjbR family DNA-binding protein: MATADDVRRVALSLPRTIEKLAWGMPTFRLDGGGKIFASLADDDQVMGVKCPKEERAELIEAEPAKFFLREGHDDNYAWIRVRLAVLEDESELRAILLDSWRQVAPRKLLDAHPELQPPVPG; encoded by the coding sequence ATGGCCACCGCTGATGACGTTCGCCGAGTCGCGCTCTCCCTGCCCCGGACGATCGAGAAGCTCGCCTGGGGCATGCCGACCTTCCGCCTCGACGGCGGCGGGAAGATCTTCGCCTCGCTCGCCGACGACGATCAGGTGATGGGTGTGAAGTGCCCCAAGGAAGAGCGGGCCGAGTTGATCGAGGCCGAGCCGGCGAAGTTCTTCCTCCGAGAGGGGCACGACGACAACTACGCATGGATCAGGGTGCGGCTCGCCGTGCTGGAGGACGAGTCGGAGCTCCGTGCGATCCTGCTCGACTCCTGGCGGCAGGTCGCGCCCCGCAAGCTGCTGGACGCGCATCCGGAGCTACAGCCCCCCGTGCCCGGGTGA
- a CDS encoding fatty acid desaturase family protein, which yields MTAIDPTAHLTAEQIEELGRELDAIRDEVIASRGEKDAAYIRKVISAQRRLELVSRGVLLFSIFPPAWVIGTVGLSVAKIMDNMEIGHNVLHGQWDWMRDPKIHSTTWEWDHVSPSEQWKHSHNELHHTYTNVIGKDNDLGYGIMRVDEDQKWHPFHLGQPLWNFINACFFEYGIAAYDLELGKNLHKRRRKNPEFRARAKAVGRKIRKQVLKDYVIHPLLSGPSFLTTLAATFTANLVRNIWSHSVIMCGHFPEGVQVFERRSIKGETRGQWYLRQMMGSANISGSKAMHFMSGNLSHQIEHHLFPDLPSNRYAEVAVKVRALFEKYELEYVTGPLPKQVFSAWRKVFRLSLPNKKPKIKTPDRELLAA from the coding sequence TTGACCGCCATCGACCCCACCGCCCACCTGACCGCGGAGCAGATCGAGGAGCTCGGCCGCGAGCTGGACGCGATCCGCGATGAGGTGATCGCCAGCCGCGGCGAGAAAGACGCCGCCTACATCCGTAAGGTCATCTCGGCGCAGCGCAGGCTCGAATTGGTCAGCAGGGGCGTGCTGCTGTTCTCGATCTTCCCGCCCGCGTGGGTGATCGGCACCGTTGGTCTGTCCGTGGCGAAGATCATGGACAACATGGAGATCGGCCACAACGTCCTGCACGGCCAGTGGGACTGGATGCGAGACCCGAAGATTCACTCCACCACCTGGGAGTGGGATCACGTCTCGCCGTCCGAGCAGTGGAAGCACTCGCACAACGAGCTGCACCACACGTACACCAACGTGATCGGCAAGGACAACGACCTCGGCTACGGCATCATGCGCGTCGACGAGGACCAGAAGTGGCATCCGTTCCACCTCGGCCAGCCGCTGTGGAACTTCATCAACGCCTGCTTCTTCGAGTACGGCATCGCAGCGTACGACCTGGAGCTCGGCAAGAATCTGCACAAGCGCCGCCGCAAGAACCCGGAGTTCCGTGCACGGGCCAAGGCCGTGGGGCGCAAGATCCGCAAGCAGGTGCTCAAGGACTACGTGATCCACCCGCTGCTGTCGGGCCCGTCGTTCCTCACCACGCTTGCCGCCACGTTCACCGCGAACCTGGTCCGTAACATCTGGTCCCACTCGGTGATCATGTGCGGGCACTTCCCCGAAGGCGTGCAGGTCTTCGAGCGCCGGTCGATCAAGGGCGAGACGCGCGGCCAGTGGTACCTGCGCCAAATGATGGGCTCGGCGAACATCAGCGGCAGCAAGGCCATGCATTTCATGAGCGGCAATCTGTCGCACCAGATCGAGCACCACCTGTTCCCGGACCTGCCGAGCAACCGGTACGCAGAGGTCGCGGTGAAGGTGCGCGCGCTGTTCGAAAAGTACGAGCTGGAGTACGTCACCGGGCCGCTGCCCAAGCAGGTGTTCTCCGCGTGGCGCAAGGTCTTCCGGCTCTCGCTGCCGAACAAGAAGCCCAAGATCAAGACGCCGGATCGCGAGCTCCTCGCGGCCTGA
- a CDS encoding FAD-dependent monooxygenase, with the protein MGVRHAVVAGGGIGGLTAAVALSRRGWRVTVCERASVLTGIGAGIVLAPNALRALDSIGLGPDLRTGEALPGQIGLRTPDGTWLSRSDSGVLSARHGTAARAVHRGFLIDTLAAALPPDTLRLGVSVTGVNDSGNTVSVRTSAGELRADVVLAADGIRSTLREQLFPSHRGLRHAREAGWRAVLPGAGPPAQQAAETWGRGERFGIVPLADGRIYVYATAVSDPGTRPSDHHAELTRRFGTWHDPIPELLDRLSRRASEPVGILHHHFHELAVPLPRFHTRGVALLGDAAHAMTPNLGQGGCQAIEDAVVAAHFLASTDDTPTALADYTKARHRRTTRISRRSRRIGQLARLSHPLAASIRDLAVRATPQALSLKALDTVLDWQPPSTPADFKEQR; encoded by the coding sequence ATGGGTGTTCGTCATGCCGTCGTGGCCGGAGGGGGTATCGGGGGCCTGACCGCCGCGGTGGCTCTGAGCCGCCGCGGCTGGCGCGTCACCGTGTGCGAACGGGCCTCCGTGCTCACGGGCATCGGCGCGGGCATCGTGCTCGCCCCGAACGCACTGCGCGCCCTGGACTCGATCGGCCTGGGCCCCGACCTGCGGACCGGCGAAGCCCTGCCCGGCCAGATCGGGCTGCGCACACCCGACGGCACTTGGCTGAGCCGGTCCGACAGCGGCGTGCTGTCCGCCCGCCACGGAACGGCCGCGCGCGCCGTGCACCGCGGCTTCCTGATCGACACCCTCGCGGCCGCCCTGCCTCCCGACACCCTGCGCCTCGGCGTATCGGTGACCGGCGTGAACGACTCGGGGAACACCGTGTCCGTGCGTACGTCGGCGGGCGAACTGCGCGCCGACGTCGTACTGGCCGCCGACGGCATCCGCAGCACGCTCCGCGAACAGCTCTTCCCCAGTCACCGCGGGCTGCGTCACGCCCGTGAGGCCGGCTGGCGAGCGGTGCTGCCCGGCGCGGGCCCACCCGCCCAGCAGGCCGCCGAAACCTGGGGGCGAGGCGAGCGGTTCGGCATCGTCCCACTCGCCGACGGCCGTATCTACGTCTACGCCACCGCCGTTTCCGACCCCGGCACAAGGCCGTCGGACCACCACGCCGAGCTGACCCGGCGCTTCGGCACATGGCACGATCCCATACCCGAGCTGCTGGACCGGCTGAGCAGGCGAGCCTCGGAGCCGGTCGGCATACTCCACCACCATTTCCACGAACTGGCCGTCCCTTTGCCCCGGTTCCACACCCGCGGAGTGGCCCTGCTCGGCGACGCCGCCCACGCGATGACCCCCAACCTGGGCCAAGGCGGCTGCCAGGCCATCGAGGACGCCGTCGTCGCGGCCCATTTCCTCGCCTCCACCGACGACACACCCACCGCGCTCGCCGACTACACGAAAGCCAGACACCGGCGAACCACTCGGATCAGCCGCCGCTCCCGACGCATCGGCCAACTCGCCAGGCTCTCCCACCCCCTTGCCGCGTCCATCCGCGACCTGGCCGTACGAGCCACGCCGCAAGCCCTGTCCCTGAAAGCCCTGGACACCGTCCTCGACTGGCAACCGCCTTCCACCCCCGCCGACTTCAAGGAGCAACGGTGA
- a CDS encoding LIC_13387 family protein produces MNPTDTSRPLPRADSARPFTIGAYGFVLLGIAHLALSAASALTKAPRQREVDTAMREPAFTLLGLERTVLDLFNGFSIAMALFVTACGLLLLTAVHHAPTLIQHRTAFGRLALTVSLAALAISVPLLPPPPIVILTITSCAFALSLRRAAPAA; encoded by the coding sequence GTGAACCCTACAGACACATCGCGCCCCCTCCCCCGGGCGGACTCCGCCCGCCCCTTCACCATCGGCGCCTACGGCTTCGTCCTCCTGGGCATCGCCCACCTCGCCCTCTCCGCCGCTTCAGCGCTCACCAAAGCCCCGCGCCAGCGTGAAGTCGACACCGCCATGCGAGAGCCCGCCTTCACCCTGTTGGGACTGGAACGCACCGTCCTCGACCTCTTCAACGGCTTCAGCATCGCCATGGCCCTCTTCGTCACCGCCTGCGGCCTCCTACTCCTCACCGCCGTCCACCACGCCCCCACCCTCATCCAGCACCGCACCGCCTTCGGCCGGCTCGCCCTCACGGTCTCCCTCGCCGCCCTGGCGATATCCGTCCCCCTGCTGCCCCCTCCGCCGATCGTCATCCTCACCATCACCAGCTGCGCTTTCGCCCTGTCCCTGCGCAGGGCGGCCCCCGCGGCATGA
- a CDS encoding PucR family transcriptional regulator: protein MGHANQRATELALDKTTVTALRAALKSTADEVVEAIIDEVPPYANALSGRMGATIRRAVRTALGHYLDLASGNATSGDAGDAAYELGRGEVRAGRSMDALLSAYRVGARVAWRCLAAGAVPAGLPAAEVAKFAELTFAYIDELSAASAAGHADELAARGRAHERHLEHLARDLLASASPEVLLASAQRAGWQPPDSLTAVLLPAAQARPAYRALDPSTLVLDDLQDATGVLLVPDADRSHLLRQLTDRTAVVGPARPWTRASASYTRAVRARSLSSDIRDTEDHLPELVLSADVDAFADLRARALAPLGTLPVATARRLEETLRAWLLHQGRRDETAAALFVHPQTVRYRMSQLRELFPDLASPHRVLELTLAVGIRVS from the coding sequence ATGGGGCATGCAAACCAGAGGGCCACCGAGCTGGCCTTGGACAAGACGACGGTCACTGCACTTCGGGCCGCGCTGAAGAGCACCGCCGACGAGGTCGTCGAAGCGATCATCGACGAGGTCCCTCCCTACGCCAACGCCCTCTCGGGCCGCATGGGCGCCACCATCCGCCGAGCCGTCCGCACCGCCCTGGGGCACTACCTGGACCTGGCGAGCGGGAACGCCACGAGCGGTGACGCCGGTGACGCCGCCTATGAGCTGGGCCGCGGCGAGGTGCGCGCCGGGCGTTCGATGGACGCCCTGCTCAGCGCCTACCGTGTCGGCGCCCGCGTGGCCTGGCGATGCCTGGCAGCGGGAGCCGTACCCGCAGGTCTGCCCGCCGCCGAGGTCGCCAAGTTCGCCGAGCTGACCTTCGCCTACATCGACGAGCTCTCAGCCGCGAGCGCCGCGGGCCACGCCGACGAACTGGCCGCACGGGGCCGGGCCCACGAGCGCCACCTGGAACACCTGGCCCGCGACCTCCTCGCCAGCGCGAGCCCGGAAGTGCTGCTGGCCTCTGCTCAACGGGCAGGGTGGCAGCCTCCGGATTCGCTGACCGCGGTCCTGCTGCCCGCCGCCCAGGCCCGGCCCGCCTACCGCGCGCTCGACCCGAGCACCCTCGTCCTCGACGATCTGCAGGACGCCACCGGTGTGCTGCTCGTCCCCGATGCCGACCGATCACATCTCCTGAGGCAGCTGACCGACCGCACCGCCGTGGTCGGCCCGGCCCGGCCATGGACGCGCGCGTCCGCCTCGTACACACGAGCCGTACGCGCACGCTCCCTCTCCTCTGATATTCGCGACACAGAGGACCACCTGCCCGAGCTGGTGCTGAGCGCCGACGTGGACGCGTTCGCAGACCTGCGTGCCCGAGCGCTCGCACCGTTGGGGACCTTGCCCGTCGCGACGGCACGGCGGCTGGAGGAGACGTTGCGGGCGTGGCTGCTGCACCAGGGCAGACGGGACGAGACGGCGGCGGCGTTGTTCGTTCATCCCCAGACGGTCCGGTACCGGATGTCGCAGCTGCGGGAGCTCTTTCCGGATCTCGCATCGCCACACCGGGTCCTCGAACTGACGCTGGCGGTCGGTATTCGGGTCAGCTGA
- a CDS encoding DUF7507 domain-containing protein — MATPPAAPLRVALANGSFEAPVVTGVEILPDASQTQTAKWVPGWRTTATDHMIELWRSGFNGVPAAEGAQFAELNAREVSTLYQDLPTTPGTKLYWRLYHRGRQGADTMALDIGAPGSTAEQRRFTDGNTAWGHYTGTYTVPADQTLTRFAFRSISAAGGNPGIGNFLDGIFFGTAPYVVLTKTAIPAGPLEVGDVVTYRVTTKNEGGGAAENLVLTDVIPQGTTYLPGSLRIIDGPNAGAKTDTPGDDQASYDAAANKVVFHLGNGASGVEGGSLPNTETLPAGTTVEYRVTIDLISGGKQISNTATASYENRLGDQPEPLTSTSNEQVTQVKPAADLAVTKAADATTVTVGQTVTYRITVHNSGPNQATGVSVTDQLPDGLTFLSADGTPGSYDPATGQWTVGDLADDAFATLVLRAKATKAGRIGNTATVTGNEKDPDTTNNTDAVTICVEPAPSCCDPCSPKK, encoded by the coding sequence ATGGCGACACCTCCCGCTGCTCCACTCCGCGTTGCCCTGGCCAACGGCAGCTTCGAAGCGCCCGTCGTCACCGGTGTGGAGATTCTGCCGGACGCCTCACAGACACAGACGGCCAAGTGGGTCCCGGGCTGGCGCACTACCGCCACCGACCACATGATCGAGCTGTGGCGGTCTGGTTTCAACGGTGTGCCGGCGGCCGAGGGCGCCCAGTTCGCCGAGCTCAACGCGAGGGAGGTCTCCACGCTCTACCAGGACCTGCCGACCACGCCCGGCACAAAGTTGTACTGGCGGCTGTACCACCGGGGTCGCCAAGGGGCGGACACCATGGCGCTGGACATCGGCGCCCCGGGCTCCACCGCGGAACAGAGGCGTTTCACCGACGGCAACACCGCCTGGGGTCACTACACCGGCACCTACACCGTCCCGGCAGACCAGACGCTGACGCGCTTCGCCTTCCGCTCCATCTCCGCCGCCGGCGGCAATCCCGGCATCGGCAATTTCCTGGACGGCATCTTCTTCGGCACCGCTCCGTACGTGGTACTCACCAAGACGGCCATTCCGGCGGGGCCGCTGGAGGTGGGTGACGTCGTCACCTATCGCGTCACCACGAAGAACGAGGGCGGCGGCGCGGCCGAGAACCTCGTCCTGACCGACGTCATCCCGCAAGGTACGACCTACCTGCCCGGTTCCCTGCGGATCATCGACGGCCCGAATGCCGGGGCGAAGACTGACACCCCAGGGGACGACCAGGCGTCGTACGACGCCGCAGCGAACAAGGTCGTCTTCCATCTCGGCAACGGCGCATCCGGCGTGGAGGGGGGCAGCCTCCCCAACACCGAGACCCTGCCGGCGGGAACCACGGTGGAGTACCGGGTCACCATCGATCTGATCAGCGGCGGCAAGCAGATCAGCAACACCGCGACCGCCTCCTACGAGAACCGGCTCGGCGACCAGCCAGAGCCGTTGACGTCCACATCCAACGAGCAAGTCACGCAGGTCAAACCGGCCGCCGACCTGGCCGTGACGAAGGCGGCCGACGCAACCACTGTCACCGTCGGCCAGACGGTGACCTACCGCATCACCGTCCACAACTCCGGCCCGAACCAGGCCACCGGCGTGTCCGTCACCGACCAGCTCCCCGACGGGCTGACCTTCCTGTCCGCCGACGGCACGCCCGGAAGCTACGACCCGGCCACCGGGCAGTGGACCGTGGGCGACCTGGCCGACGATGCCTTCGCCACCCTCGTGCTCCGGGCCAAGGCCACCAAGGCAGGCCGGATCGGCAACACCGCAACCGTCACCGGCAACGAAAAGGATCCCGACACCACCAACAACACCGACGCCGTCACCATTTGCGTCGAACCCGCCCCCTCCTGCTGCGACCCCTGCTCCCCCAAGAAGTAG
- a CDS encoding GlcG/HbpS family heme-binding protein, whose product MIQFASVTLEDARRILTAGEARATEIGVPCNIAVVDAGAHLVAHIRMDGSQLGSITHAIDKAFTSCAYRRTTEALGRDGQPAGPLHGVANTHQGRVVIFAGGIPLVHEGQVVGAIGVSGGTIEEDRTVAEAAVAAF is encoded by the coding sequence GTGATCCAGTTCGCTTCAGTGACGCTTGAGGACGCGCGCCGCATCCTGACGGCGGGCGAGGCCAGGGCCACGGAAATCGGTGTGCCGTGCAACATTGCGGTCGTCGATGCCGGAGCACACCTGGTAGCGCACATCCGGATGGACGGTTCCCAGCTGGGGAGCATCACGCACGCCATCGACAAGGCTTTCACCAGCTGCGCCTACCGTAGAACCACCGAAGCCCTGGGCCGCGACGGACAGCCCGCGGGGCCGCTCCACGGCGTGGCCAATACGCATCAAGGGCGGGTGGTCATCTTCGCCGGCGGCATCCCTCTGGTCCACGAAGGCCAGGTAGTGGGAGCGATCGGTGTCAGCGGCGGCACGATCGAGGAGGACCGTACGGTTGCCGAGGCGGCGGTCGCCGCGTTCTGA